In Geopsychrobacter electrodiphilus DSM 16401, a single window of DNA contains:
- a CDS encoding (Fe-S)-binding protein yields the protein MSKQTSKKEKLGNFTAVDAPEYEAVLQCMRCGFCLPTCPTFMLTGRERSSPRGRVALARAVAEGRLEFTAAVKDEAFFCLDCRACTTSCPSGVRAGEVMEICRSQAQQQTPQGHMGKSIRDFILRRMLPDPALLEKSMLPARLYQRLGIQWLVRHSKALKLGPAWMEKAEGMMPKLDAPLRPQLPELTPAHGEKRGKVGFFLGCIMTLMYPEVSRQTVRVLAHQGFDVITPKETKCCGAPHLNEGDRQTARELARFNLELFLAQDVDYIVTDCAGCGASLKEYEELLAADEDHQRLELFRSKVRDVQEFLFDKGLRTEELLPVKTSVTYHEPCHLCHAQNISNQPRALLKMIPGVELREMNEASWCCGSAATWGLKFSEESKQVLDRKLANVAATNVEHLITANPGCHLQLAWGLKQAGMKQDVLHLMELLGRATPEN from the coding sequence ATGAGCAAACAAACAAGCAAAAAAGAAAAACTCGGGAACTTTACTGCCGTAGACGCCCCTGAGTATGAAGCCGTTCTGCAGTGCATGCGCTGCGGCTTCTGCCTGCCGACCTGCCCGACCTTTATGCTGACCGGACGCGAACGCTCCAGCCCGCGCGGTCGCGTCGCTCTGGCGCGCGCTGTCGCAGAAGGAAGACTTGAATTTACCGCCGCGGTTAAAGACGAGGCCTTCTTCTGCCTCGACTGCCGCGCCTGCACCACCTCTTGTCCCTCAGGCGTGCGTGCCGGTGAAGTGATGGAGATCTGCCGCAGCCAGGCGCAGCAGCAGACACCGCAGGGACATATGGGCAAGAGCATTCGTGACTTTATCCTGCGAAGAATGCTTCCTGATCCTGCGTTACTCGAGAAATCGATGCTGCCGGCCCGTCTTTATCAGCGTCTCGGTATTCAGTGGCTGGTGCGCCACTCCAAGGCACTCAAACTCGGTCCCGCCTGGATGGAAAAAGCTGAGGGGATGATGCCCAAACTCGATGCCCCCCTGCGTCCACAGTTGCCCGAGTTAACCCCTGCCCATGGCGAAAAACGCGGCAAGGTCGGTTTCTTCCTTGGCTGCATCATGACCCTGATGTACCCCGAGGTTTCGCGGCAGACGGTGCGCGTTCTTGCCCATCAGGGCTTCGATGTCATCACCCCCAAAGAGACCAAGTGCTGCGGCGCTCCGCACCTCAATGAAGGGGACCGCCAGACTGCCCGTGAGCTCGCGCGCTTTAACCTCGAGCTCTTTCTGGCCCAGGATGTTGATTATATCGTTACCGACTGTGCCGGCTGCGGGGCAAGTCTCAAGGAATATGAAGAATTGCTCGCCGCAGACGAGGACCACCAGCGTCTGGAACTCTTCCGCAGCAAAGTGCGCGACGTACAGGAATTTCTGTTCGATAAGGGTCTACGCACCGAGGAACTGTTGCCGGTCAAGACCAGTGTCACCTACCACGAACCCTGCCACCTCTGCCACGCGCAAAATATCTCAAATCAGCCACGTGCGTTGCTTAAGATGATTCCTGGAGTTGAGCTGCGCGAGATGAATGAAGCGAGCTGGTGTTGTGGGAGCGCTGCCACCTGGGGTTTGAAATTTTCGGAGGAATCCAAGCAGGTTCTGGATCGTAAACTGGCCAACGTAGCGGCGACCAATGTCGAGCATCTGATTACCGCCAACCCCGGATGCCACCTGCAACTGGCCTGGGGGCTCAAACAGGCAGGAATGAAACAAGATGTGCTGCACTTGATGGAACTGCTGGGACGCGCGACCCCGGAAAACTGA
- a CDS encoding FadR/GntR family transcriptional regulator has product MPPVFKPIRPKKLSEEIVSQIKNLIGNGDLKPGERIPSERELATFLGVSRPSVREAIMVLEAMGFLESRQGGGTYVRSLTERSMADPLASMVERRDPRMLHALTEVRMGLETWSAYLAAKRAEDSEIARLRELYEVMEEQAESGGWDPAIDAEFHLTITAATHNTLQVHVLDTIQTLFQTTIMVTLGEFYTKEGYIELLLNHHREILEAIAAHDPERARQKMMEHLTLVEEKLALFLHRERPDTV; this is encoded by the coding sequence ATGCCACCCGTTTTTAAACCGATTCGTCCCAAAAAACTTTCAGAAGAGATCGTTTCGCAGATTAAGAACCTGATTGGGAATGGAGATCTCAAGCCTGGCGAACGTATCCCTTCCGAACGTGAATTGGCCACATTTTTGGGTGTTAGCCGTCCTTCGGTGCGGGAAGCAATCATGGTCCTTGAGGCTATGGGTTTTCTGGAGTCGCGGCAAGGGGGGGGGACCTATGTTCGTTCACTGACCGAGCGCTCGATGGCTGATCCTCTGGCCAGTATGGTTGAACGAAGAGACCCCCGCATGTTGCATGCTCTGACCGAAGTGCGGATGGGGCTGGAAACCTGGTCGGCCTACCTTGCAGCCAAGCGGGCCGAAGATTCGGAAATTGCCCGTTTACGTGAACTCTATGAAGTTATGGAAGAACAGGCGGAAAGCGGTGGCTGGGACCCTGCCATCGATGCGGAGTTTCATTTAACAATCACCGCCGCGACCCATAATACCCTGCAGGTTCATGTGCTGGATACGATTCAGACGCTCTTTCAAACGACCATTATGGTGACCCTGGGCGAATTTTACACCAAGGAGGGTTATATTGAGCTGTTGTTGAATCATCACCGTGAAATACTTGAAGCAATTGCCGCACACGACCCCGAGCGCGCCCGTCAAAAAATGATGGAGCATTTAACTCTGGTCGAGGAGAAGCTTGCGCTCTTTCTGCATCGTGAGCGTCCTGATACGGTTTGA
- a CDS encoding response regulator transcription factor, with product MRILVVEDEKKVASFIKRGLEEEGFGVDVAYDGEEGVYMAENTAYDLVLMDVMLPKKDGLTAIRELRSKQVKTPILCLTARDTVEDIVSGLDIGSDDYLTKPFAFAELVARVRALIRRGSQDRGAELYFGDMRLDPVTHKVWREGKEIDLTAKEYALLEYFMRSPNQVLTRTMIAEHVWDYTFDSFTNIIDVYVNYLRKKVDRDFDRKLIHTVRGVGYVLKETD from the coding sequence ATGAGAATTTTAGTTGTAGAGGATGAAAAGAAGGTAGCCAGTTTTATTAAGCGTGGTCTCGAAGAAGAAGGTTTCGGCGTCGACGTCGCTTACGATGGCGAAGAAGGGGTCTATATGGCGGAGAATACCGCTTATGATCTGGTCCTGATGGATGTCATGCTCCCCAAAAAGGACGGCTTGACAGCCATTCGTGAGTTACGCTCAAAGCAGGTCAAGACCCCGATTCTATGTCTGACGGCCAGGGATACAGTTGAGGATATTGTCTCTGGTCTCGACATCGGTAGTGACGATTATCTGACCAAGCCATTTGCCTTTGCAGAACTCGTCGCCCGTGTGCGTGCCCTGATTCGACGTGGTTCCCAGGACCGTGGCGCTGAACTCTATTTTGGCGACATGCGGCTTGATCCGGTGACTCACAAGGTCTGGCGTGAAGGGAAAGAGATCGATCTCACCGCCAAGGAATACGCCCTGCTTGAGTATTTCATGCGCAGTCCGAATCAGGTGCTGACCCGGACCATGATCGCGGAACACGTTTGGGATTACACCTTTGACAGTTTCACAAATATTATCGATGTTTATGTCAACTATCTGCGTAAGAAGGTTGATCGTGATTTCGATAGAAAATTGATTCACACCGTTCGCGGAGTCGGCTACGTCTTGAAGGAGACCGATTGA
- a CDS encoding pyruvate, water dikinase regulatory protein → MMASPWEVFLLSDATGETAESMVQAALSQFREKPAILRRFSNVRTKNQIYEILDRALASQALVVFTLVNSELAQLVYEECDALGLASHDLLTPLLRRLAEQVGHSPQGLPGLFRGMDEEYFRRIDAIEFTVKHDDGQECRNLHKADIVLAGVSRSSKTPVSIYLAHRGWKVANVPIVAGIDPPPELLKLDAKKVAGLIIEPQRLLEMRAARLINMGQNPRTEYADYERINEEISAARRLFRRQRWAVIDVSTKAIEETANEILHKLKLI, encoded by the coding sequence CGGATGCAACGGGTGAGACGGCCGAAAGTATGGTTCAGGCCGCTCTAAGCCAGTTTCGTGAAAAACCGGCGATTCTTAGACGTTTCAGTAATGTACGCACTAAGAATCAGATCTACGAAATTCTCGATCGGGCCCTGGCCTCGCAGGCATTGGTGGTGTTCACGCTGGTCAACAGTGAGCTGGCGCAATTAGTCTACGAAGAGTGTGATGCTCTTGGATTGGCCAGTCATGATCTGTTGACCCCTCTTTTGAGGCGTCTGGCAGAACAGGTTGGCCATTCTCCACAGGGCTTGCCTGGCCTGTTTCGGGGGATGGATGAAGAATATTTCCGCCGAATTGACGCGATTGAGTTTACCGTTAAACATGATGACGGACAAGAGTGTCGCAACTTGCATAAGGCTGATATTGTCTTGGCGGGTGTTTCACGCTCGAGCAAGACGCCGGTTTCGATCTATCTGGCTCACCGGGGATGGAAGGTTGCAAATGTTCCGATTGTTGCCGGGATTGATCCTCCTCCAGAGCTGTTGAAACTTGATGCCAAGAAGGTCGCAGGGTTGATCATCGAACCCCAGCGGTTGTTGGAAATGCGAGCTGCGCGCCTGATCAATATGGGGCAGAATCCGCGCACCGAGTATGCAGATTATGAACGAATTAATGAAGAAATAAGTGCCGCACGTCGGCTTTTCCGTCGGCAGCGCTGGGCGGTGATCGATGTGTCGACCAAAGCAATAGAAGAGACGGCCAACGAAATACTGCACAAACTGAAACTGATTTAA